From Candidatus Nanohalococcus occultus:
GCGATTTAGCCAGCAACATTACAATATACTCGCTTCCTAACTCCCAGAAAATGGATGAATTCCGGGTTTACGATAGAACACTGACTGATTCAGAGGTCAGAGAGCTTTACTTTACAGGAACTGACGGCAGTTTCAACGGCAGTTACAGCGAGCAGATCGATCTGGATTTCGGAGATATACCGGACAAGATCGAAGTTGATGCGAACGTTCCCGCCGATACATCCGCAGAGCTTTTCCTAGCTGGCAACAGCTTTGATCTGAACTCGGGCAGCCAGAACTACAGCCTTTCCTCAGTCAGCGGAACTGATTTCAACGCAGAGTTCAGGCTTTCAGCGCAAAACAGCTCGCCGGAGGTCTCCCCGGAGATCTCAAGCTTCAGGTTCTGGGTGAACGATACGGCAACGGAGACGAAAAAGCTATCCAAGAAAGGTGACTCCGTTAGAATCCATCTTTTCTCCGAAGACAGTTCGTTTAACGCAAGTTTCAACGATAAAGTTATAGCGGAAAACGCCGGACCTGGTTATTACACTGTACGTTCCCCGGAGACGGAAGGTCGTCTGAAATACTTCGGATCACAGGGTGTTTTCGAGGTCGTAAACCAGTCGATAAAAGGAGAGCCAAGACTTGGGGAGAACATAAACAGTTACAGCTTCCCGAAATATCAGGATTCACCAGCAGAGGTGAGGATCTCAGCATGGCGTTAAACAGGGAAAAAGGACAAGCATTCATTCTCGGCACTGTTGTATTCACCAGCCTGTTTCTGATAGCGCTTTTGCCCTCAGGGCCGCAGATAAGAAGCGGGGATACATCCAACATCCAGAGTTTCTTCCAGAAATCGTTCAACGAACAGAAAAAAATGTTTAACAACGAGATCGGACGTAACAACTCCGCAGACCATCTTACAAGAAAGCTTTATGTCTACAACCAGTTTATCAAACAGTCAACAGGTTTGAAAGGAGGTAGTTACCGCAGCTACCAGTTTTTCGTCCTGCCTGGGAAAGACGAAGGCGTTTTCATTAACTTCCAGCCGGAAAACATCGATGTCTCCGTATTCGATGGAACGTGGGAGAATACGACTGTAGAGAGCTTTCAGTACGAAGAGTACTCTCTGAACACTGATGGAAACGTCAGTCTTGAACTCACAGAGAAGTCTCACAGCTATGAGTTCAGAGCCTATAAGCCGAGACTTGTGTTCTGGATGGAGATGCGGAGACAGACCCAGTCAGTCGAGAACCGTTATACCGGTTAACCATTAAAGCCGGAGGCCGAAATTAGAAACTGTGAAAGGAGCATCTCAGATAATCACCGCCGCACTTTACGTAGGCATCTCGGTGGCAGCGGTTACAACCGCGGTAACGGTAGGACAGCCGGCCATTGAGAACATGAGAGATGCTTCAGCTATTTCACGCAGCCAGGACTTCATGCAGAGACTGGATTCGAATATCCAGCAGGTCGCAGCTGAGGGACAGGGATCAAGTAGAACTTTGACCGTACAGCTCGATAGAGGTACGGTGCTTTTCAACGAGGAGGCAAACGCCTTAATCTATCGGCTTGAAAGTGACGCACAGGTAATTTCCCCGCAGTCCTCCAGGAGGACAGGTAACGTAGTTTTAAGCTCGAATGCGAACGTAAACGTATACAACGTATCCCAGGGAAGCGAAAACGCACCTGCCGGATACACAGGACCCCCATGCTACATGATGGAAAATGAACATATCCGGGCATGTATCAAGAAGACCGGTTCTCCGACCAACACCACCGATATCAACAGCTCGGAGCTTCTGACACATTACGAGTTCAAAGATCAGGACAAGACCTTTGACGGGAACTTTTCGGTAATGTTGAACGGAGTGCCTGAGACCGGGAGCGGTGGCGGATACACACAAGTCGATCGTTACGGACAGTTCATCGGAACCGGCCAGGTCAAAGCCCACGTCTCAAGCAGCTACGGTTTCACATACGACATTATCTTCCAGCTTCCGACAGGCGCAGACTTCCTGAAAGTCGATGTAAGGAACTTCTCCTAGGGATATAAGTTTTCGGAAGATAAATTTGAATTATGTACTCGGAAAACATAGAGACTATTCTAGATAATTCCAATATTGAGGTAGGCGACCGGATAAAGGTCGATGGACGAGAAGGCGTTTTGATGCCGAAGCCTTCAAGCGGAGACCCAGGATCTGTAGTACTCAAGCTTGAAAGCGGATACAACATCGGCCTGGAGCCGGAAAACATCGAACTAGTCGAGAAAAATAGATCGGAGCCAGAGGAAAAGACAGCTATCGAACACGAAGACGACAAACCGGACATAATGGTTCTACATACCGGAGGAACCATCGCATCCCGGGTATCCTACGAGGAAGGAGGAGTCAAACCAGCCTTCGACCCCGAGGATCTGGTCGAGATGTACCCGGAACTAGCAGAAGAAGTCAATATTCACAGCGAAGTCATCGCTCAGATGCTTTCAGAGGACATGGAGCCAGCTCACTGGCAGGAGATCGCGGAAAAAATAGATGAAGTAAAAGACGAGTACGACGGAATCATCATCGGCCACGGAACTGATACAATGGCCTATACAGGAGCAGCACTGACCTTAATGGTTCAAAACATCGATACAGGTGTTTTACTGGTCGGATCCCAGCGTTCAAGTGACCGTCCAAGCACAGACGCATCAATGAACATGTACTGTGCCGGAAAGTTCCTTTCAGAGACGGATTTCAACGGCATCGGGATCTGTATGCACCGTACAAGCAGTGACGATGAGACAGTTGTTCTGCCGGCTGCGAAAGCCCGTAAAATGCATACCTCGAGGAGAAACGCATTCCAAGGAATTAACGCAGAGCCTCTGGGAACGATAGACTACCAGACAGGAGAGATAACAGAAAACTATGAGGAAAATACAGGAGATTACAAGCTTTCTACTGATCTGAATCCGAACGTAGGGATTCTCAAGACCCGGCCCGGTATGAAACCGGAGGAGCTTGATTTCCTGATAGAACAGGACTATGATGGCGTGATAATTGAAGGAACCGGTCTCGGTCATATGCCGGTCAACGCGTTCGATGAGAAAACCCAGCACCACGAAGAGATACTTGAAAAACTGGATGAACTGGCCGACGAAGCTGTAGTAGTAATGGCCTCTCAGTGTTTGAACGGCCGTGTGAACATGAACGTTTACGATGCCGGTCTGAAGATACAGGATGCCGGAGTTATCGGAGCCGAAGATATGCCCCCGGAGCTTGCCTACGTCAAGCTGATGTGGTCTCTCGGGAACACAGGCTCGATGAAAGAGGCAGAGGAAGTGTTTACGGAGAATATAGGCGGCGAGGTCAACAAGAGGCTTGAATACAATGAACTATGACCGAGAGCTACACCTTGAGATAGTGGATGTCTACGAAGAAGTCAAGGAAACCGGGAAGGAAATATCGCGAAGTCAACGTCCCGGCAACCTCAACCTACTGTTAAACGATTTCGCACGGACTTACGGCTCGAAGACACCTGAATACACGATAACTGACTATGAAACATTCGAGTCAGAGCTTGACTTCCTTTACAGAGATGTCATCGAAAGACAGGTGTTTTCATGACCGAAATCTATGGGATAACAGGGATGCCGCTAGCAGGTAAAACCACGGTAGCACGGATGATGAAGAAAAAAGGCTTCGAAGTCCTTGACATGGGAGATGTAGTCCGGAAAGAAAGAGATAAACGGGATATACCGGCGGCAGATACCGGAGAGTTCGTAAACAACCAGCGAGAAGAGAAAGGAATGGATGCGATCGCCCAGCTATCCGTACCGTACCTTGAACAAAAGGCGGAAAGCGGAAAAGTAATTATAACCGGGATGCGTGGCTGGAACGAAAAAGAACGGTTCGAAGAAGAGCTAGGAGAGCAGATAGAGATAATAGCAGTATGGACTTCCCGTGAAGAGAGAAGAAAACGACGGGAAAAACGCCAACGCAAGGAAGATGTTGAAGGAGACGGCTTTCACGAAAGAGACTTGAGGGAGATCGAAAACGGCGTTGGAAAACTTATGGCCTTAAGCGATCACCTGATTAAAAACGATGAGCTAACCATGGAAGAACTGAGGGAGAAAGTAGATGAGATCAAGGACTGAGAAAGTTGAACCAAGAAAGGATAAAGTTTCAGAAATAAAGGAGATAGATTTCTCGAGAGACCTGGGTTATGAGCAGAGTCTAGCCGAGGAGTTCGCAGTAAGAGCTACTAGAGCAATCGCGGACGGAAAAGATTTCTACAAGCTTCCGTTCACACCGACCTATGTAAACCACGGGCCTACAAACACGCCAGGCTACAACGAGTTTGCGATGGAAGCTAACGGAACAAGACTGAGATACAATGAAGACTACATTTCAGACGCAGAAACCATAGAAAACATCAGATCCGAGTTCAAAACAAGCGAGCTAGGCGAAGAGCAGCTCAACGAACTCGGAGATCTACTAACAGAGGACTAAAAGAATGGATTACGAACAACTCGGCTTCAAATGCGGAATAGAAATCCACCAGCAGCTTGATACAGAGGAAAAACTGTTCTGTAACTGCCCTGTACAAACCGTAGATAAAGCAGCAGATGCTAACGTAGAGCGTTTTCTGAAATCCGTTGCCGGAGAGACCGGAGAGGAAGACGAGGCTGCGAAAGTCGAGTCGTTAAAATCCACGAAGTTCGTCTACAACTACTACAAGGAATGTAACTGCCTCGTGGAGCTGGATGAGGAACCACCTCACGAAATGAACGAAGAAGCTCTTGATACCGGACTAACTTTTGCCTCAATGGTCGGAGCCGAAGTACCACAAGAAATACAGGTAATGCGTAAACTGGTCATAGACGGTTCAAACACCTCTGGATTCCAGAGAACATCGATGATAGGCCTCGATGGAGAACTTGAGACAGAATCAGGCACCGTGAAAATCGAAGACATCGAATTAGAGGAAGAATCAGCCGGAATACATGAGAGAAACGAAGACAAGGCAATCTTCGACCTTGACCGGCTTGGAATCCCGCTGATCGAGGTCGGAACCGATGCCTCGATCAAAAACGCAGAACACGCCCGAGAGGTAGCGGAAAAAATCGGAATGCTACTTCGTTCTACAAACAAGGCTCGCAGAGGACTTGGAACAATCCGCCAGGACGTAAACGTATCGATCGAGGACGGAGCGCGCGTCGAGATCAAAGGATTCCAGGACGTACGCAACATCGACAGCCTGATCGAATTAGAAGTTCAGAGACAGAAAACACTGGTTGAACTCGGCGAAGACATCGATGCGACATCCGAAGAAGTTGAGGCGGACAATGTAACCTATATCTTCGAGGATGCGGAAAACGAGATACTACAAACCGTTATGGGTAACGATGGCCGAGTCTACGGATTCAAAATACCGGATCTCAACGGGAAAATGAAAGACGAGATCTCGGGCGAACGGTACGTCGCGAAAGAACTTGTAGACTATGCGAAAAGCCGTGGAATCCAGGGCATAATCCATACGGACGAAGATATCGAAGGATACAATCTTATCGAGGAGTTCGACGAGCTAGCGGAAGTCTTCAACGCACAGGAAGATGACGTGCTGGCAGTTCTGGCCGGACCACGGGAAAACGCAAAGCAAGCAGCAAAAGCCGTAAGAGATCGAGCGGAAAAGCTGGTTGATGGAGTTATACCTGAAGAGACTCGCTCAGCCGAGACAGACTTTACAACAAGCTACTCACGTCCTCTACCAGGAGCAGCACGGATGTACCCGGAGACAGACATCAAACCTGTTCGTGTAACTGACGAGAAACTTGACGAGATCGAGGAAAATATTCCAGACACACTGGAAGAACGCGAGGAAAAGTACGCAGAATTTATTGGAGAGGAGCTAGCATCCCAGATTGTCTCAAGCCGAGAGCTTGTTACCTACGAGAAGATGATCGAGGCCTTCGAAGTAGATGAGAAAGTTGCCGCAACTGTCTTTACAAACATAGTGCCTCAGCTCGAATCCGGAGGCACAAAAGTAGGCGAACTGGATGAAGAAGATTATCGCGCGGTTTTCAAGGCTTTGGAAGACGGAGAGATCTCCAAGGGAGATATACCAGACGTTCTAGTTGCTTTGATAGAGGAAAACGGAACTAGAGACACGATAATTGAAAAGGTTATGGCTAACAAGTCGGGCGACGATGAAGTCCGGGAAGCCGTAAAAGAAGTCCTCGAGAGAGAATCGGAGATGATCGAAGAGCAAGGCATGCGCGCTCAAGGTGCTTTAATGGGACAGGTAATGGCAAAGGTTAACGCTGACGGCAGCAAGGTCTCTGAAATCTTACAGGAAGAGCTTGAGAAAAGGATTTAGTCATCTAAGAAATCAAAGACTTCTTTAAGCCGTTCTTCTACATCTCTTTCTTCAATCTCCATTCTCATCCCTCTCATGAGTCCGTAGCTTGCGCCTGCGATATCCCAGAAAGGCCCTCGAGGTTTGTACTTAACGAAGTTAAGAACGACTTCACGGCCTATATTCGTACTCATGACTCTGAAAGCATTGACTCTGGCTTCCTCTCTCCATTCTTCAACAGAAGAATCAGAGAAGAATTCAAGACCAGTATCACCGTAGCGAGTGTTACTGGCCAGAGCATCCCAGTCATGAGCCAGGCTTTTAGCATATTCAAATGGATTCCTGTACTCTTCAAACTTCTCTACTTCCTGACTGAGCAAGTCCTGGCTGTAGCGGTCGAGTAATTTCTCGGAGTAATCCTGGAGACCTTCATAATCATCGAACTCAGAGACCTCATTCAAAAACAAAATATCTTCAGACCTGTATTCCTGATCATCCAGACGTTCTTCTATACCAGTCAGCCTGCTAGCCAGCTTTCTCGGATCATAATCTACCTGCGCAGAACCAAGATCATCTAGCTCAGACCTGTAAACTGATTCTTCCACAAGAGAAATAACTTAGAAACTCTATTAAACTCAAAGACGTTGACTGACTCTTCTTCCCGAAAACCTCTCAGTTTTTATAGTTTTATGGACGTGATCAAAAACAAGGTGAATTCAATTCTA
This genomic window contains:
- the gatD gene encoding Glu-tRNA(Gln) amidotransferase subunit GatD; this encodes MYSENIETILDNSNIEVGDRIKVDGREGVLMPKPSSGDPGSVVLKLESGYNIGLEPENIELVEKNRSEPEEKTAIEHEDDKPDIMVLHTGGTIASRVSYEEGGVKPAFDPEDLVEMYPELAEEVNIHSEVIAQMLSEDMEPAHWQEIAEKIDEVKDEYDGIIIGHGTDTMAYTGAALTLMVQNIDTGVLLVGSQRSSDRPSTDASMNMYCAGKFLSETDFNGIGICMHRTSSDDETVVLPAAKARKMHTSRRNAFQGINAEPLGTIDYQTGEITENYEENTGDYKLSTDLNPNVGILKTRPGMKPEELDFLIEQDYDGVIIEGTGLGHMPVNAFDEKTQHHEEILEKLDELADEAVVVMASQCLNGRVNMNVYDAGLKIQDAGVIGAEDMPPELAYVKLMWSLGNTGSMKEAEEVFTENIGGEVNKRLEYNEL
- a CDS encoding AAA family ATPase, whose translation is MTEIYGITGMPLAGKTTVARMMKKKGFEVLDMGDVVRKERDKRDIPAADTGEFVNNQREEKGMDAIAQLSVPYLEQKAESGKVIITGMRGWNEKERFEEELGEQIEIIAVWTSREERRKRREKRQRKEDVEGDGFHERDLREIENGVGKLMALSDHLIKNDELTMEELREKVDEIKD
- the gatE gene encoding Glu-tRNA(Gln) amidotransferase subunit GatE; the protein is MDYEQLGFKCGIEIHQQLDTEEKLFCNCPVQTVDKAADANVERFLKSVAGETGEEDEAAKVESLKSTKFVYNYYKECNCLVELDEEPPHEMNEEALDTGLTFASMVGAEVPQEIQVMRKLVIDGSNTSGFQRTSMIGLDGELETESGTVKIEDIELEEESAGIHERNEDKAIFDLDRLGIPLIEVGTDASIKNAEHAREVAEKIGMLLRSTNKARRGLGTIRQDVNVSIEDGARVEIKGFQDVRNIDSLIELEVQRQKTLVELGEDIDATSEEVEADNVTYIFEDAENEILQTVMGNDGRVYGFKIPDLNGKMKDEISGERYVAKELVDYAKSRGIQGIIHTDEDIEGYNLIEEFDELAEVFNAQEDDVLAVLAGPRENAKQAAKAVRDRAEKLVDGVIPEETRSAETDFTTSYSRPLPGAARMYPETDIKPVRVTDEKLDEIEENIPDTLEEREEKYAEFIGEELASQIVSSRELVTYEKMIEAFEVDEKVAATVFTNIVPQLESGGTKVGELDEEDYRAVFKALEDGEISKGDIPDVLVALIEENGTRDTIIEKVMANKSGDDEVREAVKEVLERESEMIEEQGMRAQGALMGQVMAKVNADGSKVSEILQEELEKRI